One genomic window of Columba livia isolate bColLiv1 breed racing homer chromosome 9, bColLiv1.pat.W.v2, whole genome shotgun sequence includes the following:
- the ECE2 gene encoding endothelin-converting enzyme 2 isoform X3 — MCLVRGGLGCCSCAPLPLRCQCRYPVLCWCASPGAEAQCRYMSACRCPWRVFGCKPGAAAHTGVCPSAGAGAPPSLATVQVPVLLPCVAGAGLLPRTRRSPWRRGRVERSGAVRPGWALVSPLQPPPEAPAPAAPARCPRAAPSRYQPPLLHPSGEAPSLPSPGPGPGGGAAPGADHGGGGGRRRCGGGGGPARPGQGAELSGRRPGMARMNVALQELGHAMPDYKRATLQDDEGLEPAVDGSASPDSVEPAGAGALCHRRLPGPAARHRRRRPGHPVPQRPLAQHVPDGRLHPGGQQDPGGPGCGDRPVPGLLPVFMWGLDQEEPPAQRALQVEHLQQHLGPEPGHHEASPSEAERKTQRYYLSCLKEQRIEELGSQPLMELIDKQIGGWNVTGSWNQTSFMEVLKMVSGTYRATPFFTVYVGADSKSSNSNVIQVDQSGLFLPSRDYYLNKTANDRVLAAYLDYMVELGTLLGGTPEPTRLQMQQVLDFETQLANITVPQAERRDDEKIYHKMSIAELQALAPAIDWLDYLSYALAPLELADTEPVVVYGDTYLQQVSDLINGTDRSILNNYLIWNLVQKTASSLDQRFETAQERLLETLYGTRKSCTPRWQTCISNTDDTLGFALGSLFVKATFDRDSKSIAEEMISEIRAAFEVSLDQLDWMDEKTRQAAKEKADTIYDMIGFPDFILDNKELDDVYDGYEVSEDSFFQNMLNFYNFSAKVMADQLRKPPNRDQWSMTPQTVNAYYLPTKNGIVFPAGILQAPFYARNHPKALNFGGIGVVMGHELTHAFDDQGREYDKEGNLRPWWQNSSLEAFKNRTACMTEQYGRYTVHHEKVNGRQTLGENIADNGGLKAAYNAYKSWLQKNGEEKRLPALGLTNHQLFFVGFAQVWCSVRTPESSHEGLVTDPHSPDKYRVIGTLSNSRDFVEHFGCPLGSPMNPGKHCEVW; from the exons ATGTGCCTGGTCAGGGGCGGGCTGGGCTGCTGTAGCTGTGCCCCATTACCACTCCGCTGCCAGTGCCGGTACCCGGTGCTATGCTGGTGTGCCTCCCCGGGTGCTGAAGCCCAGTGCCGGTACATGTCAGCGTGCCGGTGCCCGTGGCGAGTGTTCGGCTGTAAGCCCGGTGCTGCTGCCCATACCGGTGTCTGTCCGAGTGCTGGTGCCGGTGCACCTCCCTCACTGGCGACGGTGCAGGTGCCTGTGCTGCTCCCGTGTGTTGCCGGTGCGGGGCTCCTCCCGCGCACACGGCGGTCACCTTGGCGGCGGGGTCGGGTGGAGCGGAGCGGAGCCGTACGACCGGGCTGGGCACTGGTGTCCCCGCTCCAGCCACCCCCCGAGGCGCCGGCCCCAGCCGCGCCCGCCCGGTGCCCGCGGGCCGCGCCCAGCCGGTACCAGCCGCCGCTGCTCCATCCCTCCGGTGAggccccatccctgcccagtcccggtcccggtcccggcggcggcgcggcgccCGGTGCGGACCATGGCGGCGGCGGAGGCAGGCGGcgctgcggcggcggcgggggcccGGCGCGGCCCGGGCAAGGAGCGGAGCTAAGCGGGAGGCGGCCCGGGATGGCCAGGATGAACGTGGCCCTCCAGGAGCTCGGACACGCT ATGCCTGACTACAAGCGTGCCACGCTGCAGGACGATGAGGGGCTGGAGCCAGCGGTGGATGGAAGTGCCTCTCCTGACAGTGTGGAG CCAGCTGGAGCTGGTGCTCTGTGCCATCGCCGTCTCCCTGGCCCTGCTGCTCGGCATCGCCGTCGTCGCCCTGGCCATCCAGTACCACAGAG ACCCCTCGCACAGCATGTGCCTGACGGACGCCTGCATCCGGGTGGCCAGCAAGATCCTGGAGGCCCTGGATGTGGAGACAGACCCGTGCCAGGACTTCTACCAGTATTCATGTGGGGGCTGGATCAAGAGGAACCCCCTGCCCAACGGGCGCTCCAAGTGGAGCACCTTCAACAGCATCTGGGACCAGAACCAGGCCATCATGAAGCATCTCCTAG CGAGGCGGAGCGGAAGACACAGCGGTACTACCTGTCCTGCCTCAAGGAGCAAAGGATAGAGGAGCTGGGCTCCCAGCCCCTCATGGAGCTCATTGATAAG CAGATTGGAGGGTGGAATGTCACTGGCTCCTGGAACCAGACCAGCTTCATGGAGGTCCTCAAGATGGTGTCAGGCACATACCGAGCAACCCCTTTCTTCACGGTGTACGTGGGTGCAGACTCCAAGAGTTCCAACAGCAATGTCATCCAG gTGGACCAGTCGGGGCTTTTCCTCCCATCCCGAGATTACTACCTGAACAAAACTGCCAATGACAGG GTCCTGGCAGCGTACCTGGACTACATGGTGGAGCTGGGCACCCTGCTGGGGGGGACCCCGGAGCCCACCCGCCTCCAGATGCAGCAGGTGCTGGACTTTGAAACCCAGCTGGCCAACATCACCGTGCCCCAGGCTGAACGACGGGACGACGAGAAAATCTACCACAAGATGAGCATCGCTGAGCTGCAG gcCTTGGCCCCCGCCATCGACTGGCTGGATTACCTGTCCTATGCTCTGGCTCCGCTGGAGCTGGCAGACACAGAGCCCGTGGTGGTGTATGGGGACACCTACCTCCAGCAAGTCTCTGACTTGATCAACGGCACGGACAGGAG CATCCTGAACAACTACCTGATCTGGAACCTGGTGCAGAAGACAGCCTCTAGTCTGGACCAGCGCTTCGAGACAGCCCAAGAGAGGCTGCTGGAGACACTCTATGGCACTAGGAAG TCCTGCACACCCCGCTGGCAAACCTGCATCTCCAACACAGACGACACGCTGGGCTTTGCCCTGGGCTCCCTCTTTGTCAAAGCCACCTTTGACCGGGACAGCAAATCCATT gctgaGGAGATGATCAGTGAGATCCGAGCGGCCTTTGAGGTGTCCCTGGACCAGCTGGACTGGATGGATGAGAAGACCAGGCAGGCTGCGAAGGAGAAG GCAGACACCATCTACGACATGATCGGCTTCCCCGACTTCATCCTGGACAACAAGGAGCTGGACGATGTCTATGATGGG TACGAGGTCTCAGAGGACTCCTTCTTCCAGAACATGCTCAACTTCTACAACTTCTCTGCCAAAGTGATGGCCGACCAGCTCCGGAAACCCCCCAACCGTGACCA GTGGAGCATGACCCCGCAGACTGTCAATGCCTACTACCTGCCCACCAAGAATGGGATCGTCTTTCCCGCCGGCATCCTGCAGGCTCCCTTCTATGCCCGCAACCACCCCAA AGCCCTGAATTTCGGTGGCATCGGTGTGGTGATGGGGCACGAGCTGACGCACGCGTTCGATGACCAAG GGCGGGAGTATGACAAGGAGGGCAACCTGCGGCCATGGTGGCAGAACTCCTCCCTCGAGGCCTTCAAGAACCGGACAGCATGCATGACAGAGCAGTACGGCCGCTACACCGTCCACCACGAGAAGGTCAATGGCCGGCAGACGCTGGGCGAGAACATCGCTGACAATGGCGGGCTCAAGGCAGCCTACAAC GCATACAAGTCCTGGCTGCAGAAGAACGGGGAGGAGAAgcgcctgccagccctggggctcACCAACCACCAGCTCTTTTTTGTGGGCTTCGCACAG GTCTGGTGCTCTGTCCGGACGCCCGAGAGCTCCCATGAAGGGCTGGTGACCGATCCCCACAGCCCCGACAAGTACCGCGTCATTGGCACCCTCAGCAACTCCCGGGACTTTGTGGAACATTTTGGCTGCCCCCTCGGCTCCCCCATGAACCCTGGCAAGCACTGTGAGGTGTGGTAG
- the ECE2 gene encoding endothelin-converting enzyme 2 isoform X4, protein MCLVRGGLGCCSCAPLPLRCQCRYPVLCWCASPGAEAQCRYMSACRCPWRVFGCKPGAAAHTGVCPSAGAGAPPSLATVQVPVLLPCVAGAGLLPRTRRSPWRRGRVERSGAVRPGWALVSPLQPPPEAPAPAAPARCPRAAPSRYQPPLLHPSGEAPSLPSPGPGPGGGAAPGADHGGGGGRRRCGGGGGPARPGQGAELSGRRPGMARMNVALQELGHAMPDYKRATLQDDEGLEPAVDGSASPDSVEPAGAGALCHRRLPGPAARHRRRRPGHPVPQRPLAQHVPDGRLHPGGQQDPGGPGCGDRPVPGLLPVFMWGLDQEEPPAQRALQVEHLQQHLGPEPGHHEASPSEAERKTQRYYLSCLKEQRIEELGSQPLMELIDKIGGWNVTGSWNQTSFMEVLKMVSGTYRATPFFTVYVGADSKSSNSNVIQVDQSGLFLPSRDYYLNKTANDRVLAAYLDYMVELGTLLGGTPEPTRLQMQQVLDFETQLANITVPQAERRDDEKIYHKMSIAELQALAPAIDWLDYLSYALAPLELADTEPVVVYGDTYLQQVSDLINGTDRSILNNYLIWNLVQKTASSLDQRFETAQERLLETLYGTRKSCTPRWQTCISNTDDTLGFALGSLFVKATFDRDSKSIAEEMISEIRAAFEVSLDQLDWMDEKTRQAAKEKADTIYDMIGFPDFILDNKELDDVYDGYEVSEDSFFQNMLNFYNFSAKVMADQLRKPPNRDQWSMTPQTVNAYYLPTKNGIVFPAGILQAPFYARNHPKALNFGGIGVVMGHELTHAFDDQGREYDKEGNLRPWWQNSSLEAFKNRTACMTEQYGRYTVHHEKVNGRQTLGENIADNGGLKAAYNAYKSWLQKNGEEKRLPALGLTNHQLFFVGFAQVWCSVRTPESSHEGLVTDPHSPDKYRVIGTLSNSRDFVEHFGCPLGSPMNPGKHCEVW, encoded by the exons ATGTGCCTGGTCAGGGGCGGGCTGGGCTGCTGTAGCTGTGCCCCATTACCACTCCGCTGCCAGTGCCGGTACCCGGTGCTATGCTGGTGTGCCTCCCCGGGTGCTGAAGCCCAGTGCCGGTACATGTCAGCGTGCCGGTGCCCGTGGCGAGTGTTCGGCTGTAAGCCCGGTGCTGCTGCCCATACCGGTGTCTGTCCGAGTGCTGGTGCCGGTGCACCTCCCTCACTGGCGACGGTGCAGGTGCCTGTGCTGCTCCCGTGTGTTGCCGGTGCGGGGCTCCTCCCGCGCACACGGCGGTCACCTTGGCGGCGGGGTCGGGTGGAGCGGAGCGGAGCCGTACGACCGGGCTGGGCACTGGTGTCCCCGCTCCAGCCACCCCCCGAGGCGCCGGCCCCAGCCGCGCCCGCCCGGTGCCCGCGGGCCGCGCCCAGCCGGTACCAGCCGCCGCTGCTCCATCCCTCCGGTGAggccccatccctgcccagtcccggtcccggtcccggcggcggcgcggcgccCGGTGCGGACCATGGCGGCGGCGGAGGCAGGCGGcgctgcggcggcggcgggggcccGGCGCGGCCCGGGCAAGGAGCGGAGCTAAGCGGGAGGCGGCCCGGGATGGCCAGGATGAACGTGGCCCTCCAGGAGCTCGGACACGCT ATGCCTGACTACAAGCGTGCCACGCTGCAGGACGATGAGGGGCTGGAGCCAGCGGTGGATGGAAGTGCCTCTCCTGACAGTGTGGAG CCAGCTGGAGCTGGTGCTCTGTGCCATCGCCGTCTCCCTGGCCCTGCTGCTCGGCATCGCCGTCGTCGCCCTGGCCATCCAGTACCACAGAG ACCCCTCGCACAGCATGTGCCTGACGGACGCCTGCATCCGGGTGGCCAGCAAGATCCTGGAGGCCCTGGATGTGGAGACAGACCCGTGCCAGGACTTCTACCAGTATTCATGTGGGGGCTGGATCAAGAGGAACCCCCTGCCCAACGGGCGCTCCAAGTGGAGCACCTTCAACAGCATCTGGGACCAGAACCAGGCCATCATGAAGCATCTCCTAG CGAGGCGGAGCGGAAGACACAGCGGTACTACCTGTCCTGCCTCAAGGAGCAAAGGATAGAGGAGCTGGGCTCCCAGCCCCTCATGGAGCTCATTGATAAG ATTGGAGGGTGGAATGTCACTGGCTCCTGGAACCAGACCAGCTTCATGGAGGTCCTCAAGATGGTGTCAGGCACATACCGAGCAACCCCTTTCTTCACGGTGTACGTGGGTGCAGACTCCAAGAGTTCCAACAGCAATGTCATCCAG gTGGACCAGTCGGGGCTTTTCCTCCCATCCCGAGATTACTACCTGAACAAAACTGCCAATGACAGG GTCCTGGCAGCGTACCTGGACTACATGGTGGAGCTGGGCACCCTGCTGGGGGGGACCCCGGAGCCCACCCGCCTCCAGATGCAGCAGGTGCTGGACTTTGAAACCCAGCTGGCCAACATCACCGTGCCCCAGGCTGAACGACGGGACGACGAGAAAATCTACCACAAGATGAGCATCGCTGAGCTGCAG gcCTTGGCCCCCGCCATCGACTGGCTGGATTACCTGTCCTATGCTCTGGCTCCGCTGGAGCTGGCAGACACAGAGCCCGTGGTGGTGTATGGGGACACCTACCTCCAGCAAGTCTCTGACTTGATCAACGGCACGGACAGGAG CATCCTGAACAACTACCTGATCTGGAACCTGGTGCAGAAGACAGCCTCTAGTCTGGACCAGCGCTTCGAGACAGCCCAAGAGAGGCTGCTGGAGACACTCTATGGCACTAGGAAG TCCTGCACACCCCGCTGGCAAACCTGCATCTCCAACACAGACGACACGCTGGGCTTTGCCCTGGGCTCCCTCTTTGTCAAAGCCACCTTTGACCGGGACAGCAAATCCATT gctgaGGAGATGATCAGTGAGATCCGAGCGGCCTTTGAGGTGTCCCTGGACCAGCTGGACTGGATGGATGAGAAGACCAGGCAGGCTGCGAAGGAGAAG GCAGACACCATCTACGACATGATCGGCTTCCCCGACTTCATCCTGGACAACAAGGAGCTGGACGATGTCTATGATGGG TACGAGGTCTCAGAGGACTCCTTCTTCCAGAACATGCTCAACTTCTACAACTTCTCTGCCAAAGTGATGGCCGACCAGCTCCGGAAACCCCCCAACCGTGACCA GTGGAGCATGACCCCGCAGACTGTCAATGCCTACTACCTGCCCACCAAGAATGGGATCGTCTTTCCCGCCGGCATCCTGCAGGCTCCCTTCTATGCCCGCAACCACCCCAA AGCCCTGAATTTCGGTGGCATCGGTGTGGTGATGGGGCACGAGCTGACGCACGCGTTCGATGACCAAG GGCGGGAGTATGACAAGGAGGGCAACCTGCGGCCATGGTGGCAGAACTCCTCCCTCGAGGCCTTCAAGAACCGGACAGCATGCATGACAGAGCAGTACGGCCGCTACACCGTCCACCACGAGAAGGTCAATGGCCGGCAGACGCTGGGCGAGAACATCGCTGACAATGGCGGGCTCAAGGCAGCCTACAAC GCATACAAGTCCTGGCTGCAGAAGAACGGGGAGGAGAAgcgcctgccagccctggggctcACCAACCACCAGCTCTTTTTTGTGGGCTTCGCACAG GTCTGGTGCTCTGTCCGGACGCCCGAGAGCTCCCATGAAGGGCTGGTGACCGATCCCCACAGCCCCGACAAGTACCGCGTCATTGGCACCCTCAGCAACTCCCGGGACTTTGTGGAACATTTTGGCTGCCCCCTCGGCTCCCCCATGAACCCTGGCAAGCACTGTGAGGTGTGGTAG
- the ECE2 gene encoding endothelin-converting enzyme 2 isoform X5 — MCLVRGGLGCCSCAPLPLRCQCRYPVLCWCASPGAEAQCRYMSACRCPWRVFGCKPGAAAHTGVCPSAGAGAPPSLATVQVPVLLPCVAGAGLLPRTRRSPWRRGRVERSGAVRPGWALVSPLQPPPEAPAPAAPARCPRAAPSRYQPPLLHPSGEAPSLPSPGPGPGGGAAPGADHGGGGGRRRCGGGGGPARPGQGAELSGRRPGMARMNVALQELGHAMPDYKRATLQDDEGLEPAVDGSASPDSVEVGFRKGPGPLLSRLASRSQLELVLCAIAVSLALLLGIAVVALAIQYHRDPSHSMCLTDACIRVASKILEALDVETDPCQDFYQYSCGGWIKRNPLPNGRSKWSTFNSIWDQNQAIMKHLLENATFNSSSEAERKTQRYYLSCLKEQRIEELGSQPLMELIDKQIGGWNVTGSWNQTSFMEVLKMVSGTYRATPFFTVYVGADSKSSNSNVIQVDQSGLFLPSRDYYLNKTANDRVLAAYLDYMVELGTLLGGTPEPTRLQMQQVLDFETQLANITVPQAERRDDEKIYHKMSIAELQALAPAIDWLDYLSYALAPLELADTEPVVVYGDTYLQQVSDLINGTDRSILNNYLIWNLVQKTASSLDQRFETAQERLLETLYGTRKSCTPRWQTCISNTDDTLGFALGSLFVKATFDRDSKSIAEEMISEIRAAFEVSLDQLDWMDEKTRQAAKEKADTIYDMIGFPDFILDNKELDDVYDGYEVSEDSFFQNMLNFYNFSAKVMADQLRKPPNRDQALNFGGIGVVMGHELTHAFDDQGREYDKEGNLRPWWQNSSLEAFKNRTACMTEQYGRYTVHHEKVNGRQTLGENIADNGGLKAAYNAYKSWLQKNGEEKRLPALGLTNHQLFFVGFAQVWCSVRTPESSHEGLVTDPHSPDKYRVIGTLSNSRDFVEHFGCPLGSPMNPGKHCEVW; from the exons ATGTGCCTGGTCAGGGGCGGGCTGGGCTGCTGTAGCTGTGCCCCATTACCACTCCGCTGCCAGTGCCGGTACCCGGTGCTATGCTGGTGTGCCTCCCCGGGTGCTGAAGCCCAGTGCCGGTACATGTCAGCGTGCCGGTGCCCGTGGCGAGTGTTCGGCTGTAAGCCCGGTGCTGCTGCCCATACCGGTGTCTGTCCGAGTGCTGGTGCCGGTGCACCTCCCTCACTGGCGACGGTGCAGGTGCCTGTGCTGCTCCCGTGTGTTGCCGGTGCGGGGCTCCTCCCGCGCACACGGCGGTCACCTTGGCGGCGGGGTCGGGTGGAGCGGAGCGGAGCCGTACGACCGGGCTGGGCACTGGTGTCCCCGCTCCAGCCACCCCCCGAGGCGCCGGCCCCAGCCGCGCCCGCCCGGTGCCCGCGGGCCGCGCCCAGCCGGTACCAGCCGCCGCTGCTCCATCCCTCCGGTGAggccccatccctgcccagtcccggtcccggtcccggcggcggcgcggcgccCGGTGCGGACCATGGCGGCGGCGGAGGCAGGCGGcgctgcggcggcggcgggggcccGGCGCGGCCCGGGCAAGGAGCGGAGCTAAGCGGGAGGCGGCCCGGGATGGCCAGGATGAACGTGGCCCTCCAGGAGCTCGGACACGCT ATGCCTGACTACAAGCGTGCCACGCTGCAGGACGATGAGGGGCTGGAGCCAGCGGTGGATGGAAGTGCCTCTCCTGACAGTGTGGAG gTGGGGTTTCGGAAGGGGCCGGGGCCGCTGCTGAGCCGCCTGGCCTCGCGCAGCCAGCTGGAGCTGGTGCTCTGTGCCATCGCCGTCTCCCTGGCCCTGCTGCTCGGCATCGCCGTCGTCGCCCTGGCCATCCAGTACCACAGAG ACCCCTCGCACAGCATGTGCCTGACGGACGCCTGCATCCGGGTGGCCAGCAAGATCCTGGAGGCCCTGGATGTGGAGACAGACCCGTGCCAGGACTTCTACCAGTATTCATGTGGGGGCTGGATCAAGAGGAACCCCCTGCCCAACGGGCGCTCCAAGTGGAGCACCTTCAACAGCATCTGGGACCAGAACCAGGCCATCATGAAGCATCTCCTAG AGAATGCCACCTTCAACTCCAGCAGCGAGGCGGAGCGGAAGACACAGCGGTACTACCTGTCCTGCCTCAAGGAGCAAAGGATAGAGGAGCTGGGCTCCCAGCCCCTCATGGAGCTCATTGATAAG CAGATTGGAGGGTGGAATGTCACTGGCTCCTGGAACCAGACCAGCTTCATGGAGGTCCTCAAGATGGTGTCAGGCACATACCGAGCAACCCCTTTCTTCACGGTGTACGTGGGTGCAGACTCCAAGAGTTCCAACAGCAATGTCATCCAG gTGGACCAGTCGGGGCTTTTCCTCCCATCCCGAGATTACTACCTGAACAAAACTGCCAATGACAGG GTCCTGGCAGCGTACCTGGACTACATGGTGGAGCTGGGCACCCTGCTGGGGGGGACCCCGGAGCCCACCCGCCTCCAGATGCAGCAGGTGCTGGACTTTGAAACCCAGCTGGCCAACATCACCGTGCCCCAGGCTGAACGACGGGACGACGAGAAAATCTACCACAAGATGAGCATCGCTGAGCTGCAG gcCTTGGCCCCCGCCATCGACTGGCTGGATTACCTGTCCTATGCTCTGGCTCCGCTGGAGCTGGCAGACACAGAGCCCGTGGTGGTGTATGGGGACACCTACCTCCAGCAAGTCTCTGACTTGATCAACGGCACGGACAGGAG CATCCTGAACAACTACCTGATCTGGAACCTGGTGCAGAAGACAGCCTCTAGTCTGGACCAGCGCTTCGAGACAGCCCAAGAGAGGCTGCTGGAGACACTCTATGGCACTAGGAAG TCCTGCACACCCCGCTGGCAAACCTGCATCTCCAACACAGACGACACGCTGGGCTTTGCCCTGGGCTCCCTCTTTGTCAAAGCCACCTTTGACCGGGACAGCAAATCCATT gctgaGGAGATGATCAGTGAGATCCGAGCGGCCTTTGAGGTGTCCCTGGACCAGCTGGACTGGATGGATGAGAAGACCAGGCAGGCTGCGAAGGAGAAG GCAGACACCATCTACGACATGATCGGCTTCCCCGACTTCATCCTGGACAACAAGGAGCTGGACGATGTCTATGATGGG TACGAGGTCTCAGAGGACTCCTTCTTCCAGAACATGCTCAACTTCTACAACTTCTCTGCCAAAGTGATGGCCGACCAGCTCCGGAAACCCCCCAACCGTGACCA AGCCCTGAATTTCGGTGGCATCGGTGTGGTGATGGGGCACGAGCTGACGCACGCGTTCGATGACCAAG GGCGGGAGTATGACAAGGAGGGCAACCTGCGGCCATGGTGGCAGAACTCCTCCCTCGAGGCCTTCAAGAACCGGACAGCATGCATGACAGAGCAGTACGGCCGCTACACCGTCCACCACGAGAAGGTCAATGGCCGGCAGACGCTGGGCGAGAACATCGCTGACAATGGCGGGCTCAAGGCAGCCTACAAC GCATACAAGTCCTGGCTGCAGAAGAACGGGGAGGAGAAgcgcctgccagccctggggctcACCAACCACCAGCTCTTTTTTGTGGGCTTCGCACAG GTCTGGTGCTCTGTCCGGACGCCCGAGAGCTCCCATGAAGGGCTGGTGACCGATCCCCACAGCCCCGACAAGTACCGCGTCATTGGCACCCTCAGCAACTCCCGGGACTTTGTGGAACATTTTGGCTGCCCCCTCGGCTCCCCCATGAACCCTGGCAAGCACTGTGAGGTGTGGTAG